A genomic segment from Agrobacterium vitis encodes:
- the ettA gene encoding energy-dependent translational throttle protein EttA produces MARQFIYHMSGLNKSYGAKKILENVNLSFYPDAKIGILGPNGAGKSTVLRIIAGLDKEYTGEAWLAEGATMGYLEQEPKLNPDKTVFENVMEGVASKTAVLDRYNELMMNYSDETADEGAKLQDIIDSQNLWDLENQVEMAMDALRCPPGDSDVTSLSGGERRRVALCKLLLSKPDLLLLDEPTNHLDAETIGWLENHLREYPGSVLMITHDRYFLDNVTGWILELDRGRGIPYEGNYSAYLQAKAKRLMQESREDASRQKALSREQEWIASSPKARQAKSKARIKSYEQLVEAAEKQRPGDAQIIIPVSERLGQVVIELDGISKSYGDRLLIDNLSLKLPPGGIVGVIGPNGAGKTTLFRMITGQETPDSGSVKVGDSVQLGYVDQSRDTLAADKTVWEEISGGAEIIKLGKFDMNSRAYCGAFNFKGGDQQQKVGNLSGGQRNRVHLAKMLKAGGNVLLLDEPTNDLDTETLGALENALESFAGCAIIISHDRMFLDRLATHILAFEGDSHVEWFEGNFEDYEKDKIRRLGAESVNPKRVSYKRLTR; encoded by the coding sequence GGTCTCGACAAGGAATATACCGGTGAAGCCTGGCTCGCCGAAGGCGCGACCATGGGCTATCTGGAACAGGAACCGAAGCTGAACCCTGATAAGACCGTGTTCGAAAACGTCATGGAAGGCGTTGCCTCCAAGACCGCCGTCCTCGACCGTTACAACGAGTTGATGATGAATTACTCGGACGAGACGGCTGACGAGGGCGCCAAGCTTCAGGATATTATCGACAGCCAGAACCTTTGGGATCTGGAAAATCAGGTCGAAATGGCCATGGATGCGCTGCGTTGCCCGCCCGGCGACAGCGATGTAACCAGCCTTTCCGGTGGTGAGCGCCGTCGCGTGGCACTCTGCAAGCTGCTGCTGTCAAAGCCAGACCTGCTGCTGCTCGACGAACCAACCAACCATCTGGACGCTGAAACCATTGGCTGGCTGGAAAACCATTTGCGGGAATATCCCGGCTCCGTGCTGATGATTACCCACGATCGCTACTTCCTCGACAATGTCACCGGCTGGATTCTCGAACTCGACCGTGGCCGTGGCATTCCTTACGAAGGCAATTACTCGGCCTATCTGCAAGCCAAGGCCAAGCGCCTGATGCAGGAAAGCCGCGAAGATGCGTCGCGCCAGAAGGCGCTGTCGCGCGAGCAGGAATGGATTGCATCCAGCCCCAAGGCCCGTCAGGCCAAGTCCAAGGCCCGTATCAAGTCCTATGAGCAACTGGTGGAAGCAGCTGAAAAGCAGCGTCCCGGCGATGCGCAGATCATCATTCCCGTTAGCGAACGGCTCGGCCAGGTGGTGATCGAACTGGACGGGATTTCGAAGTCCTATGGCGACCGTCTGCTGATCGACAATCTGAGCCTGAAACTGCCGCCGGGCGGTATCGTTGGTGTGATCGGCCCGAACGGTGCCGGTAAGACAACACTGTTTCGGATGATCACCGGCCAGGAAACGCCAGATTCAGGCTCGGTCAAAGTCGGCGACAGCGTGCAGCTCGGTTATGTCGACCAGAGCCGCGATACGTTGGCTGCTGACAAAACGGTTTGGGAAGAAATTTCCGGTGGTGCCGAAATCATCAAGCTCGGCAAGTTCGACATGAACTCCCGCGCTTATTGCGGTGCCTTCAACTTCAAGGGCGGCGACCAGCAACAGAAGGTTGGCAATCTCTCCGGTGGTCAGCGTAACCGCGTGCATCTGGCCAAGATGCTGAAGGCTGGCGGCAATGTTCTGCTGCTCGACGAACCAACCAACGACCTCGATACCGAAACGCTCGGCGCGCTGGAAAATGCGCTGGAAAGCTTTGCTGGCTGCGCGATCATCATTTCGCATGACCGCATGTTCCTCGACCGCCTGGCCACTCACATTCTCGCCTTCGAAGGCGACAGCCACGTGGAATGGTTCGAAGGCAATTTCGAAGACTATGAAAAGGACAAGATCCGCCGGTTGGGCGCCGAAAGCGTCAATCCGAAGCGCGTCAGCTACAAGCGCCTGACCCGTTAA